The Culex pipiens pallens isolate TS chromosome 2, TS_CPP_V2, whole genome shotgun sequence DNA window AGGCGAGGAAGCTGCAAGGAAGTCGTAGCTGTTGATTTGCCAGCCCAAGCGACACCCTCTGTCGCCGCCCCAGTTCCCATGGCCGAGAAGGCCGAAAGAAGGTCCCAGAACACTAGAAGGAGGAAGTGGTTGCAGCGTCCGGAGGATAAGAAAAATGAGGTCCCTGTCCTGGTCGCTGAAGTTTAGGGAAACAAACCTAATCAAAGAGCCTGTGGCTGCGGCGCAGGTTGTGCCGGAAGTCGTCGTGGAACGAAGTTGAGTTTCTAGTAAAAATTCCGGTGGCGGGTGGACGCTTGGTAAATTTGATGGTCTGCGGTTGAATTTGGTTCCGTGCgctgatttagtttttttccagTCTCTGATTCCAACGTCCGAACAGATCGTGTAGGTCCAGCAGCAGTCGCTCTCGAATCTTAGCCTGGCGGGAGGAAATCAAGGCTCAAGTCTACTCTTCCAACAACAACACCACTGGCAAAAGTTTCTTGGAGGCGGCGCTCAACTCTACTGTAGCGGCAGCGGCCAACAATACGGTTCCTATGTAGTCCTCGTCCAACCCGCCGACGGTCATCAACATCGGTGACGGCGAACGTCATCCAGACCAGGAACAACCTTATCAGTTAGCTGGACGCACGATCGCTCGAGCTGGCCGGTTGAGTTGGTAGTTCTGGATCCACGGCCATGAGCAATGCCGTGAGGAGCCAGATCAGAAGTATTTCGGTGGAAGTAGCAGTGGAAGCTCGTGAAGTAGCAGCTCGGCCAGATGCAGCTCAAGCTCGATTTCGAGTGGAAGAAGCACCACGACAACAACCAGTAGCAACAACAGAAGTGGTCTGGTTGTATCGATTGCAGCAGCTGTAACGGTGGCCACGGCTGGTTTAAGTATCAGCAGCATCAGTTCCGAGCACGAGAACCTGCTCAACCAGCAGGCTCTGAACACGCTTTGCAACCAGAATTTCCTGCAGTGGATCAACGGTTCATGATGAACCCGCCCAACTCCTTGCCGAATACGCCGCCGATCAGCTGCTCGGCCACCAATCCGGACGGATCGTCGTCGCCACCGCCCAGTGGGTAAGGACTGCCCAACGGCGAGGACTCACGCGTACACTGTCGTTGCGAGCCCGGCGCAACTCGATAGCCGTAACTCACATTCTTGATCTTCTTGTTCGGCATCTGAAAAGTGTGCAATTTTAGACGCCGAACTGGCCGATTTGTCGTGGGTTTTCTGCGAGGTCTTGCACGACTTCTGGTCGAACCTACTGCCCGCGTGTACAAGTACACCAGCACCTGTCCAATATCATTCAGCACAAGCCTGGAGCACACGACATGGAAAACGGCTCGGACGAGCATCTGCAGATGTTCAACATTGAAGACTCGGAGAACAAAACCATGTGCGTCGGCGGAATCTACCCCACGTTGGCACAGTCGCTCGGGACGTTCAACCCGAAGGACGGTTTGGTGGTGGCCGTGGACGGTTCGCGGGTAGCAATTTACAATTACGAGTGGGTCGAGTGTATCGATGAGCTAATCCACGCGCTCAACGGCTGCACGGACATCCCGATTGCCCTGCAGGTAAGCAAGCCAACACTGTACAAATCTTGCTTAATCTGATAACAGTTTTTTCAGTCATCAGGAAATAGCGGCCATTCTCAGCTGCCAGGACATTGACGCGTACGTGAACGTAATCGGCATAAACTCGTTCTGCAAGACGCGCTGGGCCGACCACCGAAACCAGCTGGTGACGTCCGGTAAGTCGTCGCCGATCGAGGACGACGCGGTTGGTATCCTTAATATAGCCGCCGCCAAGCAGTGTGGCTTTCAGCTTGCCAGCTGACGACGTTAGACCCGTAGAGGTGAGACTGATGAAGAAATCGTCCGCTTCGCTGCTGTTCTGCAgttctgatgaaaaaaaaactcccagaTTTCAAGGACGTCCAAAAGTGCAGTTCGAGCGGCAGATAGCAGTGCAGTGCTGGTGCATCCGTTTAAACAAATCTGATCGGTCAAGCAGCAGCtcgatctaaaaatctaaacaacTACTAAAACGTGAAATATTTCGcttttaattttgtgaaaatgcaaTTCGAATAAAGAATTTCgtgaatattaaatttgttaatttttgtaagTAACACTGTCACAATATCACACACACATATTCCTTATATTAACTGGCCGAGTTTAGTCCCGAAATGGTTGGCAACACCTTCGACGGACGGACCTCCGCCAATTCACTGGATCGGAAGTGCACGTCTGGGATGATTCGCTACAGCTGGCGCACGTCGCTAGTGCCGTCAAGATTGCGGCTGGATCGACCAGGACAATGTTACGCTGATGATTCCCAACACGCTAATCAGCTCGTGGGATCGCTCATAGGATGGTGGCGCCAACAACGCATCAAAGCTCGCCGAGGAAAATCTGTGCCACAGCTCCCAGTTGTTCAGCAAGGACAGGACAGGACAAGGACACCGGGGCATCTTCTTCATGTACGATCCGCTATAGTACGATGACACGGTGTTTGACCTGCAAAACAAGCCTGCAGAAATGCATTGGTTATCGACAGCGAAGTTGACCAAACCTGCGAATAACGAACATGGTGCTGCCGCTGGACGGCTCGACGCCGTTTTGCGAGGACATTAACCGCCAGATCCTGTGCGCCTGTGTCCGCCGGATTCCGCTGCACGAGTTGGAGAGGCGCAACGACAACGTCAACGCCCAGAACGTGCGCGATGTCGCAATGTTTCTTCGACCGCTGCCCGGCCATGTACTTGGTCCACTGGGTCCGAGTGAGAAATCCTGCCTTCTTTGGATGACAACCATCTGAAACCGGTTTCTGCATTTACGGAGGGTTTTCGAAAAGTGCACCCGcccaaaaagtgcgcaccttttCCAGGGACATGCCCAAATAAGAAGCATGTACTTGATGTGGCCGGCTCTTGGCTCATGCGTATGGTTGATCAGAAACGTCAGCTTGGTCCAGTAATCAACCGGATTAGAAGCATCAAGTGAACGTGCAGTTGACCTCCAGTTCGTGTTCCGTCTCCGAagaaaaaatttatcaaatctacgaatataaaaattgttttagtaAATTAGCTTTTGAAAGCATGCAAGAGAAGTCTTTACACGCGATCGCCTACTCTCGGAAACATCATTCCTGGGTCGACCAAGAACATCTTATTGATTGGCAAGGCTGCCCTGCAGGCTTTCATTGATTCGCTCTAAAGGCCCCCTGAATTGGGCTAGCCGCGGCCCGTTCCGTCAAGCCCGAAGTGCTGGTCAATCCGGCCGAGTCTAGCAGCAGTGGTGGCCGAGTGGTTGGCAACACCTTCGACGGAAAGGCCCCCGTCGATTCACCGGTCCGGAAGTGCGCATCTGCAATGATTCTCTACCGATGGCACTCATCGC harbors:
- the LOC120425274 gene encoding uncharacterized protein LOC120425274 isoform X2, which codes for MSLEKMVVIQRRQDFSLGPSGPSTWPGSGRRNIATSRTFWALTLSLRLSNSCSGIRRTQAHRIWRLMSSQNGVEPSSGSTMFVIRRSNTVSSYYSGSYMKKMPRCPCPVLSLLNNWELWHRFSSASFDALLAPPSYERSHELISVLGIISVTLSWSIQPQS
- the LOC120425274 gene encoding uncharacterized protein LOC120425274 isoform X1 — translated: MKACRAALPINKMFLVDPGMMFPRVGDRVFDKFFLRRRNTNWRSTARSLDASNPVDYWTKLTFLINHTHEPRAGHIKYMLLIWACPWKRCALFGRVHFSKTLRKCRNRFQMVVIQRRQDFSLGPSGPSTWPGSGRRNIATSRTFWALTLSLRLSNSCSGIRRTQAHRIWRLMSSQNGVEPSSGSTMFVIRRSNTVSSYYSGSYMKKMPRCPCPVLSLLNNWELWHRFSSASFDALLAPPSYERSHELISVLGIISVTLSWSIQPQS